In the genome of Caenorhabditis elegans chromosome IV, the window aGTTGTAACCAATTTCCGAGTCCTTGTGGAAATCAATATAAAACGTCCGAGTTCATTATTGAATTACTTTATCATCACAATAAATTTATATACACATAAAgctcttttcctttttttctattcacaaaatttacaTCAACATATGTATATACAAATAAGTTATacttttttcacactttcgatgctttcactatttttgataaatttaaagttgcatagtttttcctcaatttctcgaatttctcgTTCAGAAGGAATGACCGGTAAGTATGTGAGCCATGAGTatctcaagaaaaattgattgagtTTAGATGGAAGTGCATATCCATTCATTTCCACAGTTGCCTGTTCTTCAACATCATCGTCttcatcaatttcagaaacaaatcCACGCTGTCTTCGGGTAGCACCACCAGTTATATTGTCTAGCACAAATGCTATGACCCCACCGATGAGCATTCTGATTGTCAGTAGTGTTCCGAATACATCATCAACTATTTGATTTCCTGGAAAACAGtggtttattttaattttcaatttttttacttgaatcGCAAAGAAATTCCTAGATTCTCACCTGTATTTAAGGGAGTCTTCTCGAAATGCGTTGCCACCGTCAATCCCATGATAATTGAAACACCGATAATTGTTAAATTTCTGGATAGCTTCATATCCACGGTCTGTAAAAACCTGCTGTGCTGTTCTAGAATTGTTAGCGAGTTTCATAACGTACTTGTAAGTTGCTCAACGATACTCCATTAATAAGACATACTCCCATGGCAAGTAGTCCGCCGATGATCGGTTCGGGAATCATTGATAAAAATGCTGCGAACTTTGAGATGACGCCAGCGAGAATCAGGAAAACTCCCGCCATTTGCATTGTGATACGACTTGTGACCtaagaaaacatttgaatattttatcttTTGAGTAAATATCTATGTTCTCGGAgtgatttctttgaaaaaaagactGTCGTCCGtaattatttcaaagtttgtgacattttttgagaCGTTTTTTGTCTTAtactttttctgtttctctTATCGGTCATTACTTATGGTCACTTATCAATCGTAATAAATTCCAGGTGGAATACTAGTGTACGCAATTGTACTTAAAATATG includes:
- the svct-1 gene encoding Sulfate_transp domain-containing protein (Confirmed by transcript evidence), yielding MQMAGVFLILAGVISKFAAFLSMIPEPIIGGLLAMGVCLINGVSLSNLQTVDMKLSRNLTIIGVSIIMGLTVATHFEKTPLNTGNQIVDDVFGTLLTIRMLIGGVIAFVLDNITGGATRRQRGFVSEIDEDDDVEEQATVEMNGYALPSKLNQFFLRYSWLTYLPVIPSEREIREIEEKLCNFKFIKNSESIESVKKV